In a genomic window of Methanogenium sp. S4BF:
- the mtrA gene encoding tetrahydromethanopterin S-methyltransferase subunit A, giving the protein MADKKSPASGWPVIQGDYHSGNAESCVAVCTFGSHLDEQGICDAGAAICGSCKTENLGLEKLIANTISNPNIRFVVFCGTEVKGHLSAQSLKALHENGVEGGKIVGSKGAIAFIENLDAAAIERFQQQVEIIDIMESEDMGAITAKINECAGKDPGAFGADPMIVEVSGDEGGAGGAVSATANPQFLEIEAKLNAIETKLEFADAELAQRYGRKVGRDIGILYGLVAGLIVFMMLLVLLPKLGGFI; this is encoded by the coding sequence ATGGCAGATAAGAAATCCCCGGCATCAGGCTGGCCAGTTATCCAGGGTGACTATCACTCCGGCAATGCAGAGAGCTGTGTTGCAGTCTGTACGTTCGGGTCTCACCTTGACGAACAGGGTATCTGTGACGCAGGCGCTGCGATCTGTGGTTCCTGTAAGACAGAGAACCTCGGGCTTGAGAAGCTGATTGCAAACACCATCTCGAATCCGAACATCCGTTTCGTCGTTTTCTGCGGAACCGAAGTGAAGGGTCACCTTTCGGCCCAGTCACTGAAGGCCCTGCACGAAAATGGTGTCGAGGGCGGTAAGATCGTCGGTTCCAAGGGTGCTATCGCATTCATCGAGAACCTTGACGCAGCCGCAATCGAGCGCTTCCAGCAGCAGGTCGAAATTATCGACATCATGGAAAGCGAAGACATGGGCGCGATCACCGCAAAGATCAACGAGTGCGCAGGGAAAGACCCCGGTGCATTCGGTGCAGACCCGATGATTGTCGAGGTCAGCGGTGATGAAGGCGGTGCCGGCGGTGCCGTCTCTGCAACAGCAAACCCACAGTTCCTTGAGATTGAGGCAAAACTCAATGCTATCGAGACGAAACTGGAGTTCGCAGATGCAGAACTTGCTCAGCGCTATGGCCGTAAGGTCGGCCGCGACATCGGCATTCTCTATGGCCTTGTCGCTGGTCTGATTGTATTCATGATGTTACTGGTATTACTCCCCAAGTTAGGCGGATTTATCTGA
- a CDS encoding tetrahydromethanopterin S-methyltransferase subunit F, with amino-acid sequence MTDEKQPTTIRTAAIDDIMSEITYKGQILARTNKLDSAISASGIMGFAVGLIVSVVLVMVPVLLMGGI; translated from the coding sequence GTGACAGATGAAAAACAACCCACAACAATCCGTACTGCAGCGATTGATGACATTATGTCAGAAATCACGTACAAAGGGCAGATTCTTGCACGTACCAACAAGCTTGACTCTGCAATTAGTGCCAGCGGTATCATGGGCTTTGCAGTCGGTCTGATTGTTTCCGTCGTCCTTGTGATGGTCCCTGTACTGCTGATGGGAGGTATCTGA
- the mtrB gene encoding tetrahydromethanopterin S-methyltransferase subunit B has product MGYIQVLPEYGLVADPMIGLVTTAGASLGPVVERVEKLDKVADDIVNMLSGEGDFLASFPGRGTALLYAGGVTAMWYGFAVGLFIAGIVAFGFL; this is encoded by the coding sequence ATGGGATATATCCAGGTACTGCCTGAGTATGGTCTCGTCGCTGACCCCATGATCGGTCTTGTGACCACTGCAGGGGCATCCCTCGGTCCGGTGGTTGAGCGTGTCGAGAAACTCGACAAGGTTGCTGATGACATCGTTAACATGCTCTCCGGAGAGGGTGACTTCCTTGCATCCTTCCCTGGCAGAGGTACAGCCCTGCTCTATGCAGGTGGTGTCACGGCAATGTGGTATGGATTTGCGGTCGGACTTTTCATCGCGGGGATAGTCGCGTTTGGATTCTTATGA
- the mtrH gene encoding tetrahydromethanopterin S-methyltransferase subunit H, with the protein MFKFEKEQAVFDFNGTKIGGQPGEYPRVLGASIFYNKHETVIDDEKGVIDKDRAEALWNRCQELSDQTGVKHFIQIISESGEAFESYFSWFDSIDNKTAFLMDSSMPPALAHACEYVTEVGLADRAIYNSINGSILPENIEALKNSDVNAAIVLAFNPGDPTVKGREAVLSEGGVAGQAKSMLAIAEECGITRPILDTAATPLGLGSGGSFREILACKAIHGLPTGGAYHNMTVSWTWLKRWRKSVLASQYEGKDLLLEQMAHHHFGGIEGIRQAAWSAPDIGCNIMAATLGADLIMYGPIENCEAASTAIAFTDIVLAEAAKELGVDVATEDHPLFKLV; encoded by the coding sequence ATGTTCAAATTCGAGAAAGAACAGGCGGTATTCGATTTCAACGGTACCAAGATTGGCGGGCAGCCCGGAGAATATCCCCGGGTTCTCGGTGCGTCTATCTTCTATAACAAGCACGAGACTGTTATTGACGATGAAAAGGGCGTAATTGACAAGGATCGCGCAGAGGCGCTCTGGAACAGGTGTCAGGAACTTTCTGACCAGACTGGTGTAAAACACTTCATCCAGATCATCTCTGAATCAGGAGAGGCTTTTGAGAGCTACTTCTCATGGTTTGACTCCATTGACAACAAGACGGCATTCCTTATGGACTCGTCCATGCCTCCGGCACTTGCTCACGCATGTGAGTACGTAACCGAGGTCGGACTGGCAGACCGTGCCATCTACAACTCAATCAATGGTTCAATCCTTCCGGAGAACATTGAGGCACTCAAGAACAGTGACGTCAACGCAGCAATTGTGCTGGCATTCAACCCCGGCGACCCAACCGTAAAGGGCCGTGAGGCAGTGCTTTCCGAGGGTGGCGTCGCTGGTCAGGCAAAGTCCATGCTTGCAATCGCAGAAGAGTGCGGCATTACCCGGCCTATCCTCGACACCGCAGCAACACCGCTCGGTCTCGGGTCAGGCGGTTCATTCCGTGAGATTCTTGCATGCAAGGCAATCCATGGTCTCCCAACCGGTGGTGCATACCACAACATGACCGTCTCCTGGACATGGTTAAAGCGCTGGAGAAAGAGCGTTCTTGCAAGCCAGTACGAGGGCAAGGACCTTCTTCTTGAGCAGATGGCACATCACCACTTTGGTGGCATTGAAGGTATCCGGCAGGCCGCATGGTCCGCTCCTGATATCGGATGTAACATCATGGCAGCAACCCTTGGTGCAGACCTTATCATGTACGGACCTATCGAGAACTGTGAAGCAGCATCCACTGCAATCGCATTCACCGATATTGTCCTTGCTGAAGCAGCAAAAGAGCTTGGCGTGGATGTCGCAACAGAGGACCACCCGCTCTTCAAGCTGGTCTAA
- the mcrG gene encoding coenzyme-B sulfoethylthiotransferase subunit gamma, which yields MAYTPQYGPGTSIVAENRRRQMNPNVELDKVRDVTDEDVVLVLGHRAPGSAYPTAHPPLAEQQEPDCPIRKIVEPTEGAKAGDRVRYIQFVDSMFNGPSQPYQRTYVESYRFRGIDPGTLSGRQIVECRERDLEAYSKWLLETEMFEPALTSIRGATVHGHSLRLAEDGLMFDMLQRCVLGDDGVVIYVKDQIGEPLDRAVSVGKPLDDAWVKAHSTIFHSLVGTSYRDDEEYIEYIVRVHSLRTKYGFMPVEE from the coding sequence ATGGCATACACACCACAGTATGGTCCGGGTACCTCTATCGTCGCCGAAAACAGGCGCCGTCAGATGAACCCGAACGTCGAACTTGACAAAGTTCGCGATGTAACTGATGAAGATGTTGTGCTGGTCCTCGGTCACCGTGCACCGGGTTCCGCATATCCAACTGCACACCCACCACTTGCAGAGCAGCAGGAACCTGACTGCCCAATCCGCAAGATTGTGGAACCAACCGAGGGTGCAAAGGCAGGAGACCGTGTCCGCTACATTCAGTTTGTTGACTCAATGTTCAACGGTCCTTCCCAGCCGTACCAGCGTACCTACGTTGAATCATACCGCTTCCGTGGCATCGACCCCGGTACACTCTCCGGTCGTCAGATCGTCGAGTGCCGTGAGCGTGACCTCGAAGCATACTCCAAGTGGCTCCTCGAGACCGAAATGTTCGAGCCCGCTCTCACCAGCATCCGTGGCGCAACTGTGCACGGACACTCACTCCGTCTTGCAGAAGACGGCCTGATGTTCGACATGCTCCAGAGGTGCGTCCTTGGTGACGATGGTGTCGTTATCTACGTGAAAGACCAGATCGGAGAACCCCTGGACCGTGCAGTCTCAGTCGGCAAGCCACTCGACGACGCATGGGTCAAGGCACACTCGACCATCTTCCACTCACTCGTCGGTACATCATACCGTGATGACGAGGAGTACATTGAATACATCGTCCGTGTCCACTCACTGAGAACCAAATACGGCTTCATGCCGGTTGAGGAGTGA
- the mcrC gene encoding methyl-coenzyme M reductase I operon protein C gives MPIGRITQVVDCRESMGMGKGGGLAQRGTISECRHPDVIVVGMSPGRRHVTKPVCDITSALRREGVEFSVSTLVLNAGSGVPSDAPKIAGSVLGAYFGLSGKEVSQIEQHKVAVLHHGNVRSHVVEKVRFILSQANVRAVVVSQAPIDYEDLAKVGVKTAFVMPPPERIRTKGEVAAIVSGVTRGQTPPRDKLAEVVQAVLKEMKTPT, from the coding sequence ATGCCGATTGGTCGCATAACCCAGGTTGTTGACTGCCGCGAGTCCATGGGGATGGGGAAAGGCGGAGGCCTTGCCCAGCGGGGCACGATTTCAGAGTGCCGCCATCCTGATGTGATTGTCGTCGGTATGTCCCCGGGGAGGCGCCATGTGACGAAGCCGGTGTGCGATATCACGTCCGCCCTGAGGAGGGAGGGTGTGGAATTTTCCGTAAGCACCCTGGTGCTCAACGCCGGAAGCGGCGTTCCTTCCGATGCTCCGAAGATTGCCGGTTCTGTCCTGGGGGCATATTTCGGCCTTTCAGGAAAAGAGGTATCGCAGATTGAGCAGCATAAAGTGGCAGTTCTGCACCACGGGAATGTACGTTCCCATGTGGTGGAGAAGGTGCGTTTTATTCTCTCACAGGCAAATGTCCGCGCTGTTGTTGTCTCACAGGCACCAATAGACTATGAAGATCTCGCAAAAGTCGGTGTCAAAACCGCATTTGTCATGCCGCCACCGGAGCGCATCCGGACAAAGGGTGAGGTGGCTGCAATTGTCAGCGGTGTGACCAGAGGTCAGACCCCGCCGCGGGATAAATTGGCTGAAGTTGTTCAGGCAGTATTGAAAGAAATGAAAACTCCAACTTGA
- the mtrD gene encoding tetrahydromethanopterin S-methyltransferase subunit D: MSALGGGSAGGEGINPTASVIALVIVLVSVGIIYALYPAALIPLIGVIIGGVLISFGVHFVPVGGAPAAMGQAPGIATGVAMLAAGGGLAGLFGGAWAAELGIWVALGAGAMGGGLLMAITCLMVNVVYVYAMGIPAASGKIDKDPITGDTFPAYKSQGTEGHGLPFISYVGGVLGGIFGGMGGTLIYLELLSVYEEALPSFLGMTPEGMTTLAVSLAGIFAVGMFLVAAVLTAYNITGTIEGPHDPKFKRWPRAVIGSSAACAACGLVAILLVVI; the protein is encoded by the coding sequence ATGAGTGCATTAGGCGGCGGTTCAGCTGGCGGAGAGGGTATTAACCCGACTGCATCTGTAATCGCACTTGTAATCGTACTTGTATCAGTGGGCATCATCTATGCTCTCTATCCTGCAGCACTCATCCCTCTCATCGGCGTCATCATCGGCGGCGTGCTCATCTCCTTTGGTGTGCACTTTGTGCCGGTTGGTGGTGCACCAGCAGCAATGGGCCAGGCACCCGGTATCGCTACCGGTGTGGCAATGCTCGCTGCCGGTGGTGGCCTTGCAGGTCTCTTCGGAGGCGCATGGGCAGCTGAGCTGGGCATCTGGGTTGCACTCGGTGCAGGCGCAATGGGCGGCGGTCTCCTGATGGCAATTACCTGTCTGATGGTGAACGTTGTCTATGTCTATGCAATGGGTATCCCCGCTGCATCAGGTAAAATAGACAAAGACCCCATCACCGGTGACACCTTCCCTGCATACAAATCTCAGGGAACAGAGGGTCACGGACTGCCGTTCATCTCCTACGTTGGTGGTGTACTCGGTGGTATCTTCGGTGGTATGGGCGGTACGCTCATCTATCTCGAACTTCTCTCCGTCTATGAGGAAGCACTTCCGTCATTCCTTGGCATGACCCCTGAGGGCATGACCACACTTGCAGTATCCCTTGCAGGTATCTTTGCGGTTGGTATGTTCCTTGTAGCAGCAGTGCTTACCGCGTACAACATTACCGGTACAATCGAAGGTCCTCACGACCCGAAGTTCAAGAGATGGCCCCGTGCAGTAATCGGATCGTCTGCAGCATGTGCAGCATGCGGTCTTGTTGCTATTCTTCTGGTGGTAATCTGA
- the mtrE gene encoding tetrahydromethanopterin S-methyltransferase subunit E has translation MEEILFGIGISALAGALATVAGAAEDTESDIGSQGDPNSQVQLAPQMGYIHRIYNKAVSGEPPAYGLWVALAAGIAWALMAIQYNAILALIIGSAVAVFVQGVYATTAYLGRTASLAKFEQPVYIDILKSVTTVTMAHAFVAVFTTVTMCFLIIEALGHPFPLPLMGIVWGIALGAAGSATGNPFYGKERQYQKYAFGAGLPISASGDIVRYAEAGQRSSLDNGWFTSKGAGPASGICFGLIVFFELWRTILFEPFAAGWGAVIAGAVIIIVFMVIDRFVETWARKTYGPYTTETEEEATA, from the coding sequence ATGGAAGAAATACTATTTGGCATCGGTATCAGCGCTTTAGCCGGCGCTCTTGCTACTGTGGCTGGCGCTGCGGAGGACACTGAATCTGATATCGGATCACAGGGTGACCCGAACTCACAGGTTCAGCTGGCTCCGCAGATGGGGTATATTCACAGGATCTACAACAAAGCAGTATCCGGTGAACCCCCTGCGTACGGTCTATGGGTGGCATTAGCTGCTGGAATTGCCTGGGCGTTGATGGCGATTCAGTACAATGCGATTCTTGCTCTCATCATTGGTTCTGCGGTCGCAGTCTTTGTGCAGGGCGTGTACGCCACGACTGCATATCTCGGTCGTACGGCAAGTCTCGCAAAATTTGAACAGCCAGTTTATATCGATATATTAAAATCGGTTACAACTGTGACTATGGCCCACGCATTCGTTGCGGTCTTCACCACTGTTACTATGTGTTTCCTCATCATCGAGGCACTGGGACATCCGTTCCCCCTGCCATTGATGGGTATCGTATGGGGTATCGCACTGGGAGCAGCAGGGTCTGCAACTGGTAACCCGTTCTATGGAAAAGAACGTCAGTACCAGAAGTATGCCTTCGGAGCTGGGTTACCTATCTCCGCATCCGGTGACATTGTCCGGTATGCAGAGGCAGGACAGAGAAGTTCACTTGACAATGGATGGTTCACATCCAAGGGAGCAGGTCCCGCATCCGGTATCTGTTTCGGTCTTATTGTGTTCTTCGAATTATGGCGTACCATTCTCTTCGAGCCATTCGCAGCAGGCTGGGGAGCAGTGATCGCCGGTGCCGTAATCATCATCGTCTTCATGGTCATCGACCGCTTTGTCGAGACATGGGCACGCAAGACCTACGGCCCGTATACAACAGAAACTGAAGAGGAGGCAACAGCATGA
- the mtrC gene encoding tetrahydromethanopterin S-methyltransferase subunit C, which translates to MSVKIEASEGGMDHNTMLGIGLIGALVCIYLVYLNTLMSTEVFAFFGGLAAVIALWWGTDSIKNLCSYGLGTGVPSAGMIALGSGVVAMLFATKLAGISPLLVPVGCVIVAAILGAILGFISDKVLNMNIPVMTRMIAELTVVGSLTMLGFTAMVAGTFSFGDLITGATSVFGVEIASYAASVIGGCVLATIFMLGAIAIQHPFNACLGPNESWDRTQMCALECGFLSMIGVSVMSLAFLSLPAVVISFAISIILWGWSYSELIKLSKRDAFAWLDAQPIREVGGEQ; encoded by the coding sequence ATGTCAGTTAAAATTGAAGCATCAGAAGGCGGAATGGACCACAATACCATGCTTGGTATCGGGCTCATTGGCGCACTGGTCTGTATCTATCTGGTCTACCTCAACACCCTGATGTCAACCGAAGTATTCGCCTTCTTTGGCGGACTTGCAGCTGTCATCGCACTCTGGTGGGGTACAGACTCAATTAAGAACCTCTGCAGCTATGGTCTTGGTACCGGTGTGCCATCCGCGGGTATGATCGCGCTTGGTTCCGGTGTCGTTGCCATGCTCTTTGCAACAAAACTCGCCGGAATCAGTCCACTTCTTGTGCCTGTCGGCTGTGTCATCGTTGCAGCAATCCTCGGAGCAATCCTCGGATTCATCTCAGACAAGGTTCTCAACATGAACATCCCGGTCATGACCCGCATGATTGCAGAGCTTACCGTTGTCGGTTCACTGACAATGCTCGGCTTCACCGCAATGGTTGCAGGTACGTTCTCCTTCGGAGACCTCATCACCGGTGCAACATCAGTCTTTGGTGTTGAAATTGCAAGCTACGCAGCATCTGTTATCGGTGGATGTGTGCTCGCAACAATCTTCATGCTCGGCGCAATTGCTATCCAGCACCCGTTCAATGCATGTCTCGGCCCCAACGAATCATGGGACCGCACACAGATGTGCGCACTTGAGTGCGGATTTTTGAGCATGATCGGCGTTTCAGTCATGTCACTCGCCTTCCTCTCACTTCCCGCAGTTGTCATCTCATTTGCTATCTCAATCATCCTCTGGGGATGGTCCTACAGTGAGTTGATTAAGCTCTCGAAGCGTGACGCATTTGCATGGCTTGACGCACAGCCTATCCGTGAAGTCGGAGGTGAACAGTAA
- the nadC gene encoding carboxylating nicotinate-nucleotide diphosphorylase gives MALREDLLRYLNEDIPYGDVTSRAVIPDRRCMARITGKENAVISGLAEAEAICTYCGITFTRRVSEGAEIQPGAVIAELEGTASAVLMVERTILNLMSRMSGIATATRRAVLAAAAANPAIRIAGTRKTAPGLRLCDKQALITGGADPHRMSLSDMILIKDNHLALVPLKEAVRKARAYSRYVNVEVEVETAEDALIAAQSGADIILLDNMLPREVQGALDLLTEHTLRERVIIEVSGNITPETLESYAVLGIDTISMGSLTHTVKNIDLSLEVKGAVNTVRIF, from the coding sequence ATGGCACTTCGGGAAGACCTCCTCAGATACCTGAATGAAGATATTCCGTACGGTGACGTCACATCGCGGGCAGTGATCCCGGACCGCAGGTGCATGGCCCGCATCACCGGCAAAGAAAACGCCGTTATATCCGGCCTTGCCGAAGCAGAGGCCATCTGCACCTACTGCGGCATCACCTTCACCCGAAGGGTTTCTGAAGGTGCAGAGATTCAGCCGGGTGCCGTGATTGCCGAACTCGAAGGGACGGCATCAGCAGTCCTGATGGTGGAGCGCACCATCCTCAACCTGATGAGCAGGATGAGCGGAATTGCGACGGCAACCCGGCGGGCGGTGCTGGCAGCAGCAGCGGCAAATCCTGCGATCCGTATTGCAGGCACCCGCAAGACCGCACCCGGCCTGCGCCTCTGCGACAAGCAGGCGTTAATTACCGGCGGCGCTGACCCGCACCGCATGAGCCTCTCTGACATGATCCTCATCAAGGACAATCACCTGGCACTGGTGCCCCTCAAAGAGGCAGTCCGAAAGGCACGGGCATACAGCAGGTATGTCAACGTGGAGGTGGAGGTGGAGACGGCAGAAGATGCACTCATCGCCGCACAGTCAGGGGCAGACATCATCCTCCTTGACAATATGCTCCCGCGGGAGGTGCAGGGCGCACTTGACCTCCTCACCGAACATACCCTGCGCGAACGGGTGATTATCGAAGTTTCCGGCAACATCACGCCGGAAACCCTCGAGTCCTATGCCGTGCTCGGAATTGATACCATCAGCATGGGAAGCCTTACCCATACGGTAAAAAACATTGATCTTTCTCTTGAAGTAAAGGGTGCCGTGAACACGGTCCGAATTTTCTAA
- the mcrA gene encoding coenzyme-B sulfoethylthiotransferase subunit alpha, which translates to MAKIERSQKLFLDALKEKFQGQDPESVKTTFYNFNGVRQSPRKREFMKAAKGIEMERGISMYDPEHCHLGGMPMGQRQLMTYEVSNTGVFVEGDDLHFVNNAAMQQMWDDIRRTVVVGMDLAHATLQKRLGKEVTPETINEYLHILNHAMPGAAVVQEHMVETHPGLVDDCYCKVFTGDDAMADDIEPQFLINIEKLFPSEQAEVLKAQVGKSMYQAIHIPTIVSRTCDGGTTSRWSAMQIGMSFIAAYRMCAGEAAVADLSFAAKHAGVSQMASILPARRARGPNEPGGIKFGVFSDIVQANRKYPNDPARAALEVVGAGTMLFDQIWLGSYMSGGVGFTQYATAAYTDNILDEYTYYGMDYLKDKYGFDYTNPDPAATITPTQEIVNDLTTEVNLNGMEQYEQYPTAMEDHFGGSQRAGVLAAACGLTCSIGTGNSNAGLNGWYLSMLMHKEGWSRLGFFGYDLQDQCGSANSLSMEPDRGLMGELRGPNYPNYAMNVGHQGEYAAIVGGAHYGRGDAFCFDPLIKICFADPSLTFDFSEPRREFAKGAIREFKPAGERSLIIPAR; encoded by the coding sequence ATGGCAAAAATAGAGAGATCACAGAAGCTTTTCCTTGACGCACTCAAAGAGAAGTTCCAGGGCCAGGATCCTGAGTCCGTAAAGACCACGTTCTACAACTTCAACGGTGTCCGCCAGTCTCCCCGTAAGCGGGAATTCATGAAGGCTGCAAAGGGCATCGAGATGGAGCGCGGTATCTCCATGTATGATCCAGAGCACTGCCACCTTGGTGGTATGCCAATGGGTCAGAGACAGCTCATGACCTACGAAGTCTCCAACACCGGTGTCTTCGTAGAGGGTGATGACCTCCACTTCGTCAACAACGCTGCAATGCAGCAGATGTGGGATGACATCCGCCGTACTGTCGTTGTCGGCATGGATCTTGCACACGCAACCCTCCAGAAGCGTCTCGGTAAGGAAGTTACCCCTGAGACCATCAACGAATACCTCCACATCCTCAATCACGCAATGCCTGGTGCAGCAGTGGTTCAGGAACACATGGTCGAGACCCACCCGGGCCTTGTCGATGACTGTTACTGTAAGGTATTCACTGGCGACGACGCAATGGCAGATGACATTGAGCCACAGTTCCTGATCAACATCGAGAAGCTCTTCCCATCCGAACAGGCAGAAGTCCTGAAGGCACAGGTTGGCAAGTCGATGTACCAGGCAATCCACATCCCGACCATTGTCTCACGTACCTGTGATGGTGGAACCACCTCCAGATGGTCCGCTATGCAGATCGGTATGTCCTTCATCGCAGCATACAGAATGTGTGCAGGTGAAGCAGCAGTCGCTGACCTTTCATTCGCCGCAAAGCACGCCGGTGTCTCACAGATGGCATCCATCCTTCCGGCACGCCGTGCACGTGGTCCAAACGAGCCCGGTGGTATCAAATTCGGTGTCTTCTCCGATATTGTCCAGGCAAACCGGAAATACCCGAACGACCCCGCCCGTGCAGCTCTTGAGGTTGTCGGTGCAGGTACCATGCTCTTCGACCAGATCTGGCTCGGTTCCTACATGTCCGGTGGTGTCGGTTTCACACAGTATGCAACTGCAGCATACACCGACAACATCCTCGACGAGTACACCTACTACGGTATGGACTACCTGAAGGACAAGTACGGCTTCGACTACACCAACCCAGACCCCGCAGCAACCATCACTCCAACCCAGGAGATCGTCAACGATCTTACAACCGAGGTCAACCTCAACGGTATGGAGCAGTACGAGCAGTACCCAACCGCAATGGAAGACCACTTCGGTGGTTCACAGCGTGCTGGTGTCCTTGCAGCAGCTTGTGGTCTGACCTGTTCCATCGGTACCGGAAACTCCAATGCCGGTCTGAACGGATGGTACCTTTCCATGCTTATGCACAAGGAAGGCTGGTCACGTCTTGGTTTCTTCGGCTACGATCTTCAGGACCAGTGTGGTTCAGCAAACTCCCTTTCAATGGAGCCTGACCGCGGTCTGATGGGCGAACTCCGTGGACCAAACTATCCAAACTACGCAATGAATGTCGGTCACCAGGGAGAATACGCAGCTATCGTCGGTGGTGCGCACTACGGACGCGGCGACGCATTCTGCTTCGACCCACTGATCAAGATCTGTTTCGCAGATCCGTCACTCACATTCGACTTCTCCGAACCCCGCCGCGAATTCGCAAAGGGTGCAATCCGCGAGTTCAAGCCAGCAGGCGAGCGCTCACTGATCATACCGGCACGGTAA
- the mtrA gene encoding tetrahydromethanopterin S-methyltransferase subunit A: MANKKSPASGWPVIQGDYHSGNAESCVAVCTFGSHLDEQGICNAGAAICGSCKTENLGLEKLIANTISNPNIRFVVFCGTEVKGHLSAQSLKALHENGVEGGKIVGSKGAIAFIENLDAAAIERFQQQVEIIDIMESEDMGAITAKINECAGKDPGAFDADPMLVEVSGDEGGAGDGAEGVEAEMSSELALIHARMKIIQMMVTDMGYRNRYAAGVYSGKVEGVMIGLIISFVLLGFLLMG; this comes from the coding sequence ATGGCAAATAAGAAATCACCGGCCTCAGGCTGGCCAGTTATCCAGGGCGATTACCACTCCGGCAATGCAGAAAGCTGTGTTGCAGTCTGTACGTTCGGGTCTCACCTTGACGAACAGGGTATCTGCAATGCAGGCGCTGCCATCTGTGGTTCCTGTAAGACCGAGAACCTTGGTCTTGAGAAGCTGATTGCAAACACCATCTCGAATCCGAACATCCGTTTCGTCGTTTTCTGCGGAACCGAAGTAAAGGGTCACCTTTCGGCCCAGTCACTGAAGGCCCTGCACGAAAATGGTGTCGAGGGCGGTAAGATCGTCGGTTCCAAGGGTGCTATCGCATTCATCGAGAATCTTGACGCAGCCGCAATCGAGCGCTTCCAGCAGCAGGTCGAAATTATCGACATCATGGAAAGCGAAGACATGGGCGCGATCACCGCTAAGATCAACGAGTGTGCAGGGAAAGACCCCGGTGCATTCGACGCAGACCCGATGCTTGTCGAGGTCAGCGGTGATGAAGGCGGTGCAGGAGACGGTGCAGAAGGCGTCGAAGCTGAGATGTCCTCTGAACTTGCCCTGATCCACGCCCGGATGAAAATCATCCAGATGATGGTCACCGACATGGGATACCGCAACCGCTATGCAGCGGGTGTGTATTCCGGTAAAGTCGAGGGAGTAATGATCGGACTGATCATATCGTTTGTCCTTTTGGGCTTCCTTCTGATGGGGTGA